The Nitrospirales bacterium genome includes a window with the following:
- a CDS encoding integrase family protein, which yields MAKKLTEALVRALPFGGKAVRDSEVKGLMVLCHKRSKSYAIQGDIWRNKRKVKCVRITLGRTDRMSLREARSSARQLMAAISRGEDPTAPLRSTALTLADAWELYKKNGTLSPKTRKEYSGHLAREFKGWLTVPLDELGNDRRAVREKHEALTEKRGPYAANAAFRTFRALYNRALKEDPTLPPNPAVAVSFNKESRRDWSMSREELPTWFEKIDRLQPIFRDLHMFLLFTGLRRSEACSARWEQFDEKKATVHIPNPKGGVVRAFTLPLSRFLVQLLKKRRRQNEVLFSASPWVSPSTSVSGHVEEPKKHGLPSPHAYRHSYRTLALEAGIPYTETCLLLNHKLRDVSYGYITRDALMQHLKLQQEKMTNYLLDALDPAPDLMR from the coding sequence ATGGCAAAGAAACTCACAGAGGCACTGGTTCGGGCCCTGCCCTTCGGGGGAAAGGCCGTTCGGGACAGCGAGGTCAAGGGGCTCATGGTGCTCTGCCACAAGCGGTCAAAGAGCTACGCCATTCAGGGCGACATATGGCGGAACAAGCGGAAAGTCAAGTGCGTGAGGATCACCCTTGGCCGGACCGACCGGATGTCGTTGCGGGAAGCCAGGAGTTCGGCACGTCAACTGATGGCGGCGATCTCCAGAGGCGAAGATCCGACGGCTCCGCTCCGGTCCACCGCATTGACCCTGGCCGATGCCTGGGAACTCTATAAAAAGAACGGAACACTCTCGCCTAAGACGAGGAAGGAATACAGTGGACATCTCGCCCGTGAGTTCAAGGGGTGGTTGACCGTTCCTTTGGATGAGTTGGGCAACGACCGCCGCGCGGTCAGAGAGAAGCACGAAGCGCTCACAGAGAAACGCGGACCCTATGCGGCCAATGCGGCGTTCCGCACGTTCAGAGCCTTGTACAACCGGGCGTTGAAGGAAGATCCCACCTTGCCCCCCAACCCCGCCGTGGCGGTGTCGTTCAACAAGGAGTCCCGACGGGATTGGTCGATGAGCCGGGAAGAGTTACCAACATGGTTTGAAAAAATTGACCGCCTGCAACCGATCTTTCGTGACCTACATATGTTCCTGTTGTTCACGGGGCTCAGACGGTCCGAGGCCTGTAGCGCCCGGTGGGAACAGTTCGACGAGAAGAAGGCCACGGTGCATATCCCTAACCCCAAGGGTGGTGTGGTGCGAGCTTTCACCCTGCCGCTCAGTCGTTTTCTGGTGCAACTGCTCAAGAAGCGACGGAGACAGAATGAGGTCTTGTTTTCAGCCAGCCCTTGGGTGTCTCCTTCGACTTCAGTCTCCGGCCATGTCGAAGAACCGAAGAAGCACGGACTGCCGTCGCCCCATGCGTACCGCCACAGCTATCGCACCTTGGCACTGGAGGCTGGCATCCCCTATACCGAAACGTGTTTGCTATTGAACCACAAACTCCGGGACGTGTCCTATGGCTACATTACGCGAGATGCCCTCATGCAGCACCTCAAACTCCAGCAGGAAAAGATGACGAATTACCTGCTGGACGCCCTCGATCCTGCCCCTGATCTTATGCGTTGA
- a CDS encoding bifunctional DNA primase/polymerase → MMTVKKNTKLDIALTLAAMGFKIFPIREGTKNKPRVRWARGGSKERATDDPAIIREWWTKWPQANIGIATGPSNLVVLDIDMKDERNGEEAFALLELLYESLPETRQVRTASGGRHLFFYRSVPIKNQVNFNSRMIGEGIDLRGDGGMVVAPGSETEKGIYTWINPEHPIAQAPEWLVELCTSNEGGGQGVDLRLNRTSDAQPLDPIVPLDEELAIARTIDFLKSHPPAIQGEGGDLHTYRTICQVKDFGISESKCLELLVKYWNDGCEPPWEVRDLKKKVSSAYRYGTEPPGVLSPMADFDKVEDGDEQSEKHPSIPPRFLTTLLLKHLPSLSWLIGGLIPESSFGMLVGEPGTFKSFFALHAALCVANGRACFGRPVRQGDTFYLAGESAFGYRLRTMAWEQHIGYSVSQPPFYLQVGGSHLNQGGEVRKLAEDILTLSRNPKLIIIDTVQVYLSGNENSPDDMGSFVKACLSLRDLTGAAVLVIHHLGKDVSKGARGHTSLIGAADFIFKTVKKESSIEVVCQKMKEADDRTRMFLEPHVVTVDPGGEFPDSLILREVQRPMDDETTSILRQAKEYDGRGQGVFVKSVEEDLNIRDAYRKVKKMIPEGKHNAIDFEDGSLWIEPDPDNPQGVKTIRYERDFAETDADISDLLA, encoded by the coding sequence ATGATGACCGTCAAGAAAAACACGAAACTCGACATTGCACTGACCCTCGCCGCCATGGGGTTCAAGATCTTCCCTATTCGTGAAGGTACGAAGAACAAGCCGCGCGTCCGCTGGGCGAGGGGCGGATCCAAGGAACGAGCGACCGACGATCCAGCAATAATCAGGGAATGGTGGACGAAGTGGCCGCAGGCCAACATCGGCATTGCCACCGGTCCGTCGAACCTAGTGGTGCTGGATATTGACATGAAAGATGAACGGAATGGGGAAGAGGCCTTCGCTCTGCTTGAATTGCTCTACGAATCCCTGCCTGAGACGCGGCAGGTCAGAACGGCATCCGGTGGGCGCCACCTGTTCTTTTATCGATCTGTTCCGATCAAGAATCAGGTCAACTTCAACAGCCGCATGATTGGTGAGGGTATCGACCTCCGTGGTGACGGCGGCATGGTCGTGGCGCCAGGATCTGAGACGGAGAAGGGAATCTATACGTGGATCAATCCAGAGCATCCCATAGCCCAAGCCCCCGAGTGGCTTGTTGAGTTATGCACTTCGAATGAGGGAGGAGGACAAGGAGTTGACCTTCGGCTCAACAGGACGAGTGACGCTCAGCCTTTGGACCCAATCGTTCCCCTCGACGAGGAGCTGGCAATTGCGAGGACCATAGATTTTCTCAAATCGCATCCACCGGCTATACAGGGTGAGGGCGGAGATTTGCACACTTATAGGACCATATGCCAAGTCAAAGATTTCGGTATCTCCGAGTCGAAATGTCTTGAATTGCTGGTAAAGTACTGGAACGACGGCTGCGAGCCACCTTGGGAAGTTCGAGATCTAAAGAAGAAGGTGAGCAGTGCCTACAGGTACGGCACGGAGCCCCCTGGCGTTCTCTCTCCGATGGCGGACTTCGACAAAGTTGAGGATGGGGATGAGCAATCCGAAAAACATCCTTCTATACCACCTCGGTTCCTGACGACCTTGTTACTGAAGCATTTACCTTCCCTATCGTGGTTGATCGGGGGCTTGATCCCTGAGTCCAGCTTCGGCATGCTGGTCGGCGAGCCTGGCACGTTCAAATCATTCTTTGCCCTTCACGCTGCGCTTTGTGTGGCCAATGGGAGAGCGTGCTTCGGTCGCCCCGTCCGACAGGGCGACACCTTTTATCTTGCCGGCGAGAGTGCCTTCGGTTACCGCCTGCGAACGATGGCGTGGGAACAACACATCGGGTATTCCGTTTCCCAACCTCCCTTTTACCTGCAGGTCGGGGGATCACACTTGAATCAGGGTGGGGAAGTCAGAAAACTGGCTGAAGACATCCTGACCCTATCACGGAATCCGAAACTCATCATTATCGACACCGTGCAGGTTTACTTGTCCGGTAATGAAAATAGCCCGGACGATATGGGATCATTTGTGAAAGCCTGTCTCTCACTTCGCGACTTGACCGGTGCTGCCGTGCTCGTCATCCATCACCTTGGCAAGGATGTCAGCAAGGGGGCTCGGGGGCACACCTCGCTCATCGGTGCGGCGGACTTTATCTTCAAGACCGTGAAGAAAGAATCATCGATCGAAGTTGTCTGCCAAAAGATGAAAGAAGCTGATGACCGCACTCGAATGTTCTTGGAACCACACGTTGTCACTGTTGACCCAGGAGGGGAGTTCCCAGACTCGTTGATCCTCAGAGAGGTTCAACGGCCGATGGACGACGAGACGACTAGCATCCTCCGGCAGGCCAAGGAGTATGACGGCCGGGGTCAGGGCGTGTTCGTCAAGTCGGTTGAGGAGGACCTGAACATTCGAGATGCGTATCGCAAGGTCAAAAAGATGATCCCCGAAGGCAAGCACAATGCTATCGATTTCGAAGACGGGTCGCTATGGATCGAACCTGATCCAGACAACCCACAGGGGGTTAAGACTATTCGCTATGAAAGGGATTTTGCAGAGACGGATGCAGACATCTCCGACCTGTTGGCGTGA